In Methylobacterium aquaticum, the following are encoded in one genomic region:
- a CDS encoding septal ring lytic transglycosylase RlpA family protein: MVSKAKLAIIGLAAAGAVGVTIQASTPAEAQSGRASWYGPGFQGRRTANGERFNTHAFTAAHRRLPFGSRVRVTNTTNGRSVVVRINDRGPFVGGRVIDLSQASARAIGMSGVARVRLSRL; the protein is encoded by the coding sequence ATGGTTTCGAAGGCAAAGCTGGCGATCATCGGCCTCGCAGCAGCGGGCGCCGTCGGAGTGACGATACAAGCCAGCACGCCCGCCGAAGCCCAGTCCGGCCGTGCCTCCTGGTACGGCCCCGGATTTCAGGGCCGGCGCACTGCAAATGGCGAGCGCTTCAACACGCACGCCTTCACGGCGGCGCATCGCCGCCTCCCCTTCGGCAGCCGGGTCCGGGTCACCAACACGACCAACGGCCGCTCGGTCGTCGTGCGCATCAACGACCGCGGCCCCTTCGTCGGCGGCCGGGTGATCGACCTGTCGCAGGCCTCCGCCCGGGCGATCGGCATGTCGGGCGTCGCCCGCGTTCGCCTCAGCCGCCTCTGA
- a CDS encoding methyl-accepting chemotaxis protein yields the protein MSFLPSRHAALLAAVDRSQGRIEFDPTGTILDANARFLGLTGYTLAELEGRHHGLLVSPAERDGPDYAAFWHGLREGRCETREFRRIAKDGRSIWIQASYNPVLDRRGRVVRIVKLASDISARKEHDAYLAGQIAALDRSQAVIHFTLDGTATAANDIFLDLMGRTRDEVVGRHHSLFVAEAERSSAAYAAFWRDLAAGRHQAGEFRRVAKGGREVWIFGAYNPVLDPDGKPCAVVKFATDITGTVLDRQRRSAGQRAIEADIAAITVAVSQVTDQARATTGQTAGTSGNVEAVAAGAEEFATSIAELGRHAEDARTASDAAVRKAQEAGGIVASLTRAADRIGEAASLISSIADQTNLLALNATIEAARAGAAGRGFAVVAAEVKALAGQSTRATQEIGTQIDAVQAATAEAVAALQGIVAAIGHVSEISVGVSSAIVQQAAVTRDMSANMQEAARSVASVRRNMERITGSAGEVDTAIRQVAQAARALL from the coding sequence GTGTCCTTCCTCCCCTCGCGCCACGCTGCGCTGCTCGCGGCCGTCGACCGGTCGCAGGGCCGGATCGAGTTCGATCCCACCGGAACGATCCTCGACGCCAATGCCCGCTTCCTCGGCCTGACCGGCTACACCCTGGCCGAGCTCGAGGGCCGGCATCACGGCCTGCTGGTGTCGCCGGCCGAACGGGACGGGCCGGACTACGCGGCCTTCTGGCACGGGCTGCGCGAGGGCCGGTGCGAGACCCGGGAGTTTCGCCGCATCGCGAAGGACGGCCGGTCGATCTGGATCCAGGCCTCCTACAACCCGGTGCTCGACCGGCGCGGCCGCGTCGTCCGGATCGTGAAGCTCGCCTCCGACATCAGCGCCCGCAAGGAGCACGACGCCTACCTGGCCGGCCAGATCGCGGCGCTCGACCGGTCGCAGGCGGTGATCCACTTCACCCTCGACGGGACCGCCACGGCGGCCAACGACATCTTCCTCGATCTGATGGGCCGCACCCGCGACGAGGTGGTGGGCCGTCACCACAGCCTCTTCGTCGCCGAGGCCGAGCGGTCGAGCGCCGCATACGCGGCGTTCTGGCGGGACCTGGCCGCCGGGCGCCACCAGGCCGGCGAGTTCCGCCGCGTGGCCAAGGGCGGTCGGGAGGTGTGGATCTTCGGCGCCTACAACCCGGTGCTCGACCCCGACGGCAAACCCTGCGCCGTGGTGAAGTTCGCCACCGACATCACCGGGACGGTGCTCGACCGCCAGCGCCGGAGCGCGGGCCAGCGGGCGATCGAGGCCGATATCGCGGCGATCACGGTGGCGGTCTCGCAGGTCACGGACCAAGCCCGGGCCACCACCGGCCAGACGGCCGGGACCTCCGGCAACGTCGAGGCGGTGGCGGCCGGGGCCGAGGAATTCGCCACCTCCATCGCCGAGCTCGGCCGCCATGCCGAGGATGCCCGCACCGCCTCCGACGCGGCTGTGCGCAAGGCCCAGGAGGCCGGCGGCATCGTGGCGAGTCTGACCCGGGCGGCCGACCGGATCGGCGAGGCGGCCTCGCTCATCTCCTCGATCGCCGACCAGACCAACCTTCTGGCGCTCAATGCCACCATCGAGGCGGCCCGGGCGGGAGCGGCGGGCCGCGGCTTCGCGGTGGTGGCCGCCGAGGTCAAGGCGCTGGCTGGCCAGTCGACCCGGGCGACCCAGGAGATCGGCACGCAGATCGACGCCGTGCAGGCCGCGACCGCCGAGGCGGTCGCGGCGCTTCAGGGCATCGTCGCGGCGATCGGCCATGTCAGCGAGATCTCGGTCGGGGTGTCGAGCGCCATCGTCCAGCAGGCCGCGGTGACCCGCGACATGTCGGCCAACATGCAGGAGGCTGCCCGGAGCGTCGCCTCGGTGCGCCGGAACATGGAGCGGATCACCGGCTCCGCCGGCGAGGTCGACACCGCGATCCGCCAGGTCGCGCAGGCGGCACGCGCGCTGCTTTGA
- a CDS encoding glycosyltransferase family 2 protein — MPSVDVIIPCYRYADFLAESVGSVLATEGCDVRVLILDDASPDHTPAVAEALRKADSRVEYVRHATNRGHIATYNEGLAWARAECLLLLSADDFVTPGALARAAQLMQAHPEVSLVYGPYLSVEEGKPRPEMPSADLDAAHTIYDARRFFALNRFINPVHTSTAVVRTAIQQRVGGYRAELTHSGDQEMWLRLALHGSVARIDRPQGVWRQHGSNMSSYYYEQMLRDIDQRRLMFDTVFGYPEAAAFADMEAPMRLGLAMAAVRHASQPFDQGDVVGARAMMAQAAGISPAVRRTRLWWLQRAKLAMGPRAWQAVRPVVTKRLGLSLGRFVAPIERPDAVQDAG; from the coding sequence ATGCCGAGCGTCGACGTCATCATTCCCTGCTATCGCTACGCGGATTTCCTCGCCGAGAGCGTCGGCAGCGTCCTGGCGACCGAGGGATGCGACGTCCGCGTCCTCATCCTCGACGACGCGTCGCCCGACCACACGCCCGCGGTGGCCGAGGCCCTGCGAAAGGCCGATTCCCGTGTCGAGTACGTCCGGCACGCGACCAATCGCGGCCACATCGCCACCTACAACGAGGGCCTGGCCTGGGCGCGGGCCGAGTGCCTGCTGCTGCTCTCCGCCGACGACTTCGTCACGCCCGGCGCCCTCGCCCGGGCCGCGCAGCTGATGCAAGCGCACCCGGAGGTGAGCCTGGTCTACGGCCCCTATCTCAGCGTCGAGGAGGGAAAGCCCCGGCCGGAGATGCCGTCCGCCGACCTCGACGCCGCGCACACGATCTACGACGCCCGCCGGTTCTTCGCGCTCAACCGCTTCATCAACCCGGTCCACACCTCGACCGCGGTGGTCCGCACCGCGATCCAGCAACGCGTCGGCGGCTACCGGGCGGAGCTGACCCATTCGGGCGACCAGGAGATGTGGCTGCGGCTGGCCCTGCACGGCTCCGTCGCCCGGATCGACCGGCCGCAGGGCGTCTGGCGCCAGCACGGCAGCAACATGTCGTCGTATTACTACGAGCAGATGCTGCGCGACATCGACCAGCGCAGGCTGATGTTCGACACCGTGTTCGGTTACCCCGAGGCGGCGGCTTTCGCCGACATGGAGGCGCCGATGCGGCTGGGGCTCGCCATGGCGGCGGTGCGCCATGCCAGCCAGCCCTTCGACCAGGGCGATGTGGTCGGCGCGCGGGCCATGATGGCGCAGGCCGCCGGCATCAGCCCGGCGGTCCGCCGCACGCGCCTGTGGTGGCTCCAGCGCGCCAAGCTGGCGATGGGTCCGCGCGCCTGGCAGGCCGTGCGCCCGGTCGTCACGAAGCGGCTCGGCCTGTCGCTCGGCCGCTTCGTCGCCCCGATCGAGCGCCCGGACGCGGTGCAGGATGCGGGCTGA